TGCGGGGTACGGGGTCAAAAGGAAACGTGCGCTCGGTGCCCTGCGCGTCACTGTAAACCGTGAAGGTGATGCCCTGGTTGCGAAACGCCACGTCAAGCAGCTCGGTGCGGCGGCTGAATTCCGGCACCCCGAGCTGCTCAAGGTATTTGCGCACGCCCTCATAGTGGGGGCGCAGTTCGCCAGCCGGGGTGAACATCTCGTCGAAAAAGCGCTGGCCTGGGTCGTAGTTCATCGGCACCGCTGATCCCCTCCCTGAAATTCCTGCTGGGATTCAAGATAGCGGCGCCGGGGCCGGGAGCACGTCAGGTCACCTGGCTCCGCGCCGTGACCTGCCGGTGCTCCCCGGAATCGAGCAGCCCGCGCAAGGTCCGCACGACCTCGTCGACCTCCTGCGCCGTGTTGTAGAGGGCCACGGGCGCGAGACGCAGGATGTCGGGTTGCCGGAAGTCGGGCACGATCCCGCGCGTGCGCAGGGCGAGGCTCAGCGCGTGCGCCTCGGGGTGCGCGAGCGAAACATGGCCGCCGCGCCGAGCGTGCTCACGCGGCGTCACCACCTTCATCTCGGGCAGCTCGGCACCCACGCGGGCGATCAGCTGATCGGTGAGTTCGAGGCTGCGGCGCCGGATCTCTGACAGCGGCACCTGATCAAAGACGGTGAGTGCCCCCTCCAGCCCCGCCAGCGCCAGAATCGGCGGCGTGCCGAGCTGGTAGGCCGCGGCCCCGCGCGCGGCCCGGAACTCATGGGTCATCTCGAACTGCGTTCCCTTGTCGTTGCCCCACCACCCGCGCAGCCCCGGCGTCAAGCCGTGGTGGCGCTCGTGCAGGAAGAGTCCGCCTGGCGCCCCCGGTCCGGCGTTGACGTACTTGTAGTGGCACCACACCGCGAAGTCGGCCCCCACCGCGTGGAGCTCATGCGGCAGGCATCCCACCGAGTGCGCCGCGTCCCAGCCCAGCAAAACCCCCCGTGCCCGTCCGTACTCGGTCCAGCGCGGCACGTCAAGGAGTTGTCCACTGCGGTAGAGCACCGTCGGCAGGAGTGCGAGCGCCACCTCCTCATCGAGTACAGCGGCGAGATCCTCGTCAGCCACCGTCACGCCGTCGCGGCTGCCCACCAACCTCAATTCGGCGCCCGCACGCTCGGCCCAACTTTGTAGGGCGTAGATGTCAGAGGGAAAATCGAGCGAGGTGGCGACCAGGGCGCGGCGCCTACCTTCAGGCTGGTAGAGCGTGGCGAGCAGACTGTGAAGGTTGGCGGTGATGCTGCCGGTGGCGATCACCTCGTGCGGCAGCGCCCCCACCAGCCGCGCCACCCCCGGCGAGAGCGACTCGGCGAGTCCAAACCAACTGTCCCAGCCGCTCACGGCGTCACGT
The DNA window shown above is from Deinococcus reticulitermitis and carries:
- the kynU gene encoding kynureninase, which encodes MTQQVQAATGTGGEGGKDVAYRPDLFELPPGIYLDGNSLGPLPRAARAAVLRRLDDWARDAVSGWDSWFGLAESLSPGVARLVGALPHEVIATGSITANLHSLLATLYQPEGRRRALVATSLDFPSDIYALQSWAERAGAELRLVGSRDGVTVADEDLAAVLDEEVALALLPTVLYRSGQLLDVPRWTEYGRARGVLLGWDAAHSVGCLPHELHAVGADFAVWCHYKYVNAGPGAPGGLFLHERHHGLTPGLRGWWGNDKGTQFEMTHEFRAARGAAAYQLGTPPILALAGLEGALTVFDQVPLSEIRRRSLELTDQLIARVGAELPEMKVVTPREHARRGGHVSLAHPEAHALSLALRTRGIVPDFRQPDILRLAPVALYNTAQEVDEVVRTLRGLLDSGEHRQVTARSQVT